A part of Ignavibacteriales bacterium genomic DNA contains:
- a CDS encoding T9SS type A sorting domain-containing protein, whose translation MHLRRSSQNKISNTLIAGWPTGVRLDGQYTIEAAINNDMWLDNSVISGWNTVDLDTVSAANQSFDIHSWFSNADGRTYANNSDLQLNDPFNLTNPNFLPEVGSPLLSGAATPPNDGFFDVTATFVGAFGPTDWTFEWSNFNPGSYVTAVEESGSGLVSDFRLEQNFPNPFNPSTTIRFAIPNSGNVKLSVTNILGQEVAVLLNEFKNAGSYDINFDASQIASGLYIYKIEADGIIISKKMTLLK comes from the coding sequence ATGCACTTAAGACGCTCATCACAAAATAAAATATCAAATACCCTTATCGCCGGGTGGCCAACCGGGGTTAGGTTAGATGGACAATATACAATCGAGGCTGCAATTAACAATGATATGTGGCTTGATAATTCAGTTATAAGTGGTTGGAACACTGTTGATCTTGATACAGTCAGCGCAGCAAATCAATCATTTGATATTCACTCCTGGTTTAGCAATGCAGACGGAAGAACTTATGCGAATAATTCTGATCTGCAATTAAATGATCCTTTTAACCTTACAAATCCCAATTTCCTTCCTGAAGTTGGATCACCGTTGTTGAGTGGTGCCGCCACCCCTCCTAACGATGGATTCTTTGATGTAACCGCAACCTTTGTCGGTGCATTTGGTCCCACCGATTGGACTTTTGAATGGTCGAACTTTAATCCCGGTAGTTATGTAACTGCAGTTGAGGAATCAGGATCAGGATTGGTAAGTGACTTTAGACTTGAACAAAATTTTCCTAATCCTTTTAATCCTTCAACTACAATTAGATTTGCAATTCCAAATTCTGGAAATGTGAAACTTTCAGTAACAAATATTTTAGGGCAGGAAGTTGCAGTACTCTTAAATGAATTTAAGAATGCAGGCAGTTATGATATAAATTTTGACGCTTCACAAATTGCAAGTGGTCTTTACATTTACAAAATTGAAGCTGATGGAATAATTATTTCAAAGAAAATGACTCTATTAAAGTAA